One stretch of Longimicrobiaceae bacterium DNA includes these proteins:
- the arsM gene encoding arsenite methyltransferase, which yields MNDRLRAIVRERYGQAALRVAQGQEKASCCGSGGCCGSGDPITRDLYDAATISGLPDEAVLASLGCGNPTALAEPKEGEVVLDLGSGGGIDVLLSAKRVGPSGKAYGLDMTDEMLDLARKNAAAMGASNVEFLKGHIEEIPLPDNSVDVIISNCVINLSADKRQVLKEAFRVLKPGGRFAVSDVVVVGEVPAEMRRSLELWVGCVAGALAVGEFEALLSEVGFEDASIEPTRVYRTEDARAFLEEAGLDVEAFAAAVDGKIMAAFVRATKPAVAAEMVGACCAPGCCS from the coding sequence ATGAACGACCGTCTGCGGGCCATCGTGCGGGAGCGCTACGGGCAGGCCGCGCTCCGCGTGGCACAGGGGCAGGAGAAGGCATCGTGCTGTGGATCGGGCGGGTGCTGCGGCTCGGGGGATCCGATCACGCGCGACCTCTACGACGCCGCAACCATCTCGGGCCTGCCGGACGAGGCCGTGCTCGCCTCGCTCGGGTGCGGCAACCCGACCGCCCTGGCGGAGCCGAAGGAGGGAGAGGTGGTGCTCGATCTCGGCTCGGGCGGCGGTATCGACGTGCTGCTCTCCGCCAAGCGCGTGGGGCCGTCGGGCAAGGCCTACGGCCTGGACATGACCGACGAGATGCTCGACCTTGCCCGGAAGAACGCCGCCGCGATGGGTGCGAGCAACGTGGAGTTTCTGAAGGGCCACATCGAGGAGATTCCCCTCCCCGACAACAGCGTGGACGTCATCATCTCCAACTGCGTGATCAACCTCTCGGCGGATAAGCGTCAAGTGCTGAAGGAGGCCTTCCGCGTGCTGAAGCCGGGAGGGCGCTTCGCGGTGTCGGACGTGGTGGTCGTTGGCGAGGTGCCGGCGGAGATGCGCCGCTCCCTGGAGCTCTGGGTGGGCTGCGTGGCCGGTGCCCTGGCGGTCGGGGAGTTCGAGGCCCTGCTCAGCGAGGTCGGCTTCGAGGATGCGTCCATCGAGCCGACTCGGGTCTATCGGACGGAGGACGCCCGCGCCTTCCTGGAAGAGGCGGGGCTCGACGTGGAGGCGTTTGCCGCGGCCGTGGACGGGAAGATCATGGCCGCCTTCGTGCGGGCGACCAAGCCGGCGGTTGCGGCTGAGATGGTCGGGGCGTGCTGCGCCCCCGGGTGCTGCTCCTGA
- a CDS encoding TetR family transcriptional regulator, protein MSPRPYRMAARRAAAEETRARIVAAAREVIAAPGGIDAFTVDAVARAAGVARMTVYHQFGSKTGLIEAVFDSLAIVREGVQRLRAALELSDPEETLAAFVRTFAGVWEEDRLVIRRLQGLAALDPEFARVWDARESRRRGGMREITSRVAAARAGAAPELDMEAATAALYAVVSPEAFEAMAGTQHSFADVAPLVHQLARKILGMDGGKPLAFPASAPTAPDRPTRRRTTPG, encoded by the coding sequence ATGTCCCCGCGCCCGTACCGCATGGCTGCCCGCCGGGCTGCTGCCGAGGAGACCCGCGCCCGAATCGTCGCGGCCGCGCGTGAGGTCATCGCGGCACCCGGCGGCATCGACGCGTTCACCGTGGACGCGGTCGCGCGGGCGGCGGGCGTGGCGCGCATGACTGTCTACCATCAGTTCGGCTCCAAGACCGGGCTGATCGAGGCCGTCTTCGATTCGCTGGCGATCGTGCGGGAAGGCGTGCAGCGGCTACGGGCCGCGCTCGAGTTGAGCGACCCGGAGGAGACGCTCGCGGCGTTCGTGCGCACCTTCGCCGGAGTGTGGGAAGAGGACCGGCTGGTCATCCGGCGGTTGCAGGGGCTGGCGGCGCTTGATCCCGAGTTCGCGCGGGTGTGGGACGCGCGCGAGAGTCGCCGCCGGGGGGGCATGCGCGAGATCACGTCGAGGGTGGCCGCGGCGCGCGCCGGTGCGGCGCCTGAGCTCGATATGGAAGCCGCGACGGCCGCGCTGTACGCCGTGGTCTCCCCCGAGGCGTTCGAGGCGATGGCGGGCACGCAGCACAGCTTCGCCGACGTCGCCCCGCTCGTGCACCAGCTGGCGCGCAAGATTCTCGGGATGGATGGCGGGAAACCGCTCGCTTTCCCCGCGTCCGCGCCTACCGCCCCGGACCGACCGACGCGCCGCCGGACGACTCCCGGCTGA
- the arsN2 gene encoding arsenic resistance N-acetyltransferase ArsN2, with the protein MREANSAVLRPMRPEDLEKVLAMLRNAKLPLHGVAEGLHAFIVAESGGRIVGVAGLERYGRYGLLRSVAVARDWRGRGLGSSLTRKALDLASRERLAAVYLLTETAADYFPRHGFERIPRSEVADAVKASAEFREVCPEGAIAMVCSLAHPEG; encoded by the coding sequence ATGCGGGAAGCGAATAGCGCGGTCCTCCGGCCGATGCGGCCGGAGGACCTGGAGAAGGTCCTGGCGATGTTGCGGAATGCGAAGCTACCTCTCCACGGCGTCGCGGAGGGTCTGCACGCTTTCATCGTGGCTGAGTCCGGCGGACGCATCGTCGGGGTGGCCGGGCTGGAGCGCTATGGTCGCTACGGCCTGCTTCGCTCCGTGGCTGTGGCGCGGGACTGGCGCGGTAGGGGCCTGGGAAGCTCGTTGACGCGGAAGGCTCTCGACCTCGCTTCACGGGAGCGGCTCGCCGCGGTCTATCTCCTCACCGAGACCGCGGCAGACTACTTCCCGCGTCATGGGTTCGAGCGGATCCCGCGCTCCGAAGTCGCCGACGCGGTTAAAGCCTCCGCGGAGTTCCGGGAGGTCTGCCCGGAAGGGGCCATCGCGATGGTCTGCTCCCTGGCTCACCCGGAGGGCTAG
- a CDS encoding PepSY-associated TM helix domain-containing protein has product MDLTPSPGLVKRSLAAHGWLGLLVGALMYIVCLTGTLSVFYPEFERWEQPQVRESLDYDPVVLERAFNDFLAQESLRTEHMYLNLPTEEIPRASVSNQQRGWFVREDGSLGDEVEHEWTHFIINTHLYLTLPETFGIVLVSSLGAMLVGLIVSGLLAHPRLFRDAFHLRLRGNGRLDQTDIHNRLSVWGAPFHLLIAITGAYFGLVTPVLGVVAELTGRDAQTIVSSVFGEEPEVKETGEIRLAAALAELSARAPAANPFAVTVHGAGTERQFLEIHASHPGRMIYSENYRYDSAGNYLGKAGFSDGEVGKQIVYSMYYLHFGHFGGFAVKLIYFVLGLTLTVVSVTGINIWLSKRKHRDALNDIWAGIVWGVPVALSASATSQIAFGFVSPVLFWSVLAMCVAWSLRRREPARARQDLIAVWAGLVGLLLTTHLVRFGVDALAPAARTINTALLLQLGLLVCLLRRRRTDRSDPSAVAAPERQERFEPRASPELEKTEARA; this is encoded by the coding sequence ATGGACCTGACCCCGTCTCCCGGCCTGGTCAAGCGATCGCTGGCGGCGCACGGCTGGCTGGGCCTGCTGGTCGGTGCCCTCATGTACATCGTGTGTCTGACCGGCACCCTGTCGGTCTTCTATCCCGAGTTTGAGCGGTGGGAGCAGCCTCAGGTCCGAGAGTCGTTGGACTACGATCCGGTCGTATTGGAAAGGGCGTTCAACGACTTCCTCGCGCAGGAGTCGCTGCGAACCGAGCACATGTACCTGAACCTCCCCACCGAGGAGATCCCGCGCGCCTCGGTCTCGAACCAGCAGCGCGGCTGGTTCGTGCGGGAGGATGGGTCGCTGGGTGATGAAGTCGAGCACGAGTGGACGCACTTCATAATCAACACACACCTCTATCTGACCCTGCCGGAGACGTTCGGCATCGTCCTGGTCAGCTCGCTCGGTGCCATGCTGGTGGGGCTGATCGTGTCCGGGTTGCTGGCTCACCCTCGCCTCTTTCGGGACGCCTTCCACTTGCGGCTGCGCGGCAACGGACGGCTGGATCAGACGGACATCCACAACCGTTTGAGCGTCTGGGGTGCACCCTTCCACCTGCTGATCGCCATCACCGGTGCCTACTTCGGGTTGGTGACGCCGGTGCTGGGCGTGGTGGCCGAGCTGACCGGACGCGATGCCCAGACGATCGTTTCGTCGGTGTTTGGAGAGGAGCCTGAGGTAAAAGAGACGGGGGAGATCCGGCTCGCTGCGGCGCTGGCCGAGCTCTCCGCGCGCGCGCCTGCAGCGAACCCCTTCGCGGTGACGGTGCACGGAGCCGGGACCGAGCGCCAGTTTTTGGAGATTCACGCGAGTCATCCCGGACGGATGATCTACTCCGAGAACTATCGCTACGACAGCGCCGGCAACTACCTGGGCAAGGCGGGGTTCTCGGATGGCGAGGTGGGCAAGCAGATCGTGTACTCGATGTACTACCTCCACTTCGGCCACTTCGGCGGCTTCGCGGTCAAGCTGATCTACTTCGTCCTCGGCCTGACGCTCACCGTCGTCTCGGTGACCGGGATAAACATCTGGCTATCCAAGCGCAAGCACCGCGACGCGCTGAACGACATCTGGGCCGGGATCGTCTGGGGCGTGCCAGTGGCGCTGTCGGCGAGCGCGACCTCGCAGATCGCCTTCGGCTTCGTCTCGCCGGTGCTGTTCTGGTCCGTGCTGGCGATGTGCGTGGCGTGGAGCCTCCGCCGCCGCGAGCCGGCGCGGGCACGACAAGACCTGATCGCCGTCTGGGCTGGACTGGTCGGGCTGCTGCTGACGACCCACCTTGTCCGCTTTGGTGTGGACGCCTTGGCGCCGGCGGCGCGGACCATCAACACGGCGTTGCTGCTCCAGCTCGGGCTGCTGGTTTGTCTGCTGCGGCGACGGAGGACAGATCGTTCGGACCCAAGCGCGGTCGCCGCCCCGGAGCGGCAGGAGCGCTTCGAGCCGAGAGCAAGTCCTGAGCTTGAGAAAACCGAGGCCCGCGCTTAG
- a CDS encoding metalloregulator ArsR/SmtB family transcription factor, with amino-acid sequence MLTNPMWEALGDPTRREIFERLADRPRAVGELAAELPISRPAVSQHLKVLKEAGLVIDRPVGTRRIYQVNPAAVDALRAQLDRFWSKALTAYKEVVEQSAREEP; translated from the coding sequence ATGCTTACCAATCCCATGTGGGAGGCACTGGGTGATCCCACGCGACGAGAGATCTTCGAGCGTCTCGCCGACCGGCCTCGGGCGGTAGGCGAGCTGGCGGCGGAGCTGCCGATCAGCCGTCCCGCGGTTTCACAGCACCTCAAGGTGCTGAAGGAGGCGGGTCTGGTGATCGACCGTCCGGTCGGCACCCGCCGCATCTACCAGGTGAATCCGGCCGCGGTGGACGCCTTGCGGGCGCAGCTCGACCGGTTCTGGAGCAAGGCCCTGACGGCCTACAAGGAGGTCGTCGAACAATCCGCTCGGGAGGAGCCATGA
- a CDS encoding SDR family NAD(P)-dependent oxidoreductase, translating into MKALQGRIALVTGSSRGIGAAIARLFAREGAAVAVHGRDRNAISAVRAEIERAGGRAIGVTADVTRAEEIEAIRRRVEEELGPIDVLVANAGASLTHPHLPLEEITEEGWRATVDANLTATFLTLKSVLPGMKERRRGSIITMSSAAARRPTARSPIPYTAAKAGLQLLTQCAAAQAGPFGVRVNCLAPETILTERNEQQIPDDIQALLVEEHPVRRLGTPEDVARAALYLASDASAWVTGVILDIAGGAVLR; encoded by the coding sequence ATGAAAGCACTGCAGGGACGGATTGCGCTCGTCACCGGCAGCTCACGCGGAATCGGCGCGGCCATCGCCCGGCTCTTCGCGCGCGAGGGCGCCGCGGTCGCGGTGCACGGCCGCGATAGGAACGCCATCTCCGCCGTGCGGGCCGAGATCGAACGCGCCGGCGGGCGCGCCATCGGAGTGACGGCGGACGTCACGCGCGCCGAGGAGATCGAGGCGATACGCCGCCGGGTGGAGGAGGAGCTCGGGCCCATCGACGTGCTCGTTGCCAACGCCGGCGCGAGCCTCACGCACCCGCACCTCCCGCTCGAGGAGATCACCGAGGAGGGTTGGCGCGCGACGGTGGACGCCAACCTCACCGCCACCTTCCTCACCCTGAAGAGCGTGCTGCCGGGGATGAAGGAGCGGCGCCGCGGAAGCATCATCACCATGTCGTCGGCAGCCGCGCGGCGGCCGACCGCGCGCTCGCCCATACCGTACACCGCGGCCAAGGCAGGCCTGCAGCTGCTCACACAGTGCGCGGCGGCGCAGGCCGGTCCGTTCGGTGTGCGCGTGAACTGCCTCGCCCCCGAGACCATCCTCACCGAACGCAACGAGCAGCAGATCCCGGACGACATCCAGGCGCTGCTCGTTGAGGAGCACCCCGTGCGCCGTCTCGGCACGCCTGAGGACGTGGCGCGGGCAGCGCTCTACCTCGCCTCCGACGCCTCGGCCTGGGTCACCGGAGTCATCCTCGACATCGCCGGTGGAGCGGTGCTGCGTTAG
- a CDS encoding dihydrofolate reductase family protein translates to MAKLVFGMNQSLDGYVDHTAFGPGPELFRHFIREAEGQAGSVYGREMYEVMRYWDDDHPEWDEDELAFAAAWRRQPKWVVSRTMKSVGPNATLVGHDLEGAIRALKAEREGEIEVAGPTLARSLIELGLIDEYRIYLHPVVLGHGKPYFLGSPPPLRLVGNDRIDENVVRLTYAPA, encoded by the coding sequence ATGGCGAAGCTCGTCTTCGGAATGAACCAGTCCCTCGACGGCTACGTGGACCACACGGCCTTCGGCCCGGGACCCGAGCTCTTCCGGCACTTCATCCGGGAGGCGGAGGGACAGGCGGGGAGCGTTTACGGCCGCGAGATGTACGAGGTGATGCGGTACTGGGACGACGATCACCCGGAGTGGGATGAGGACGAGCTCGCCTTCGCGGCGGCGTGGCGCCGGCAGCCGAAGTGGGTCGTGTCGCGCACGATGAAGTCGGTCGGGCCCAACGCGACGCTGGTCGGACATGACCTCGAGGGCGCGATCCGCGCGCTCAAGGCCGAGCGCGAGGGGGAAATCGAAGTCGCCGGCCCCACCCTGGCGCGAAGCCTCATCGAGCTCGGGCTGATCGACGAGTACCGGATCTACCTGCACCCGGTGGTGCTCGGCCACGGCAAACCCTACTTCCTCGGATCTCCGCCACCGCTCCGCCTGGTGGGTAACGACCGCATCGATGAGAACGTCGTCCGATTGACCTACGCGCCTGCCTGA
- a CDS encoding DUF2269 family protein — protein MQAPFVARGYAIALFIHILGVVALFAGFSMQQRAGSRLRSATTHEEARRWTEMLGMSRSMVPSGVVMLLVTGGYLAYLLGGSQPAAWISTAMVTALLIGIVAVAVTNRGFGAIARAVSAGAGPLSGEAARRIGSATTWSALAATNGAALGTLWLMTAKPGTLESIIAVVLPAAIGAIVGARLGRAAPAAASRPTLASGPTIDN, from the coding sequence ATGCAAGCACCTTTCGTTGCCAGGGGCTACGCAATCGCCCTGTTCATCCACATTCTAGGCGTTGTCGCTCTCTTCGCGGGATTCTCGATGCAGCAGCGCGCGGGAAGCCGTCTGCGCAGCGCCACCACTCACGAGGAGGCCCGTCGCTGGACCGAGATGCTCGGCATGTCGCGCAGCATGGTGCCGTCGGGCGTGGTCATGCTGCTGGTCACGGGTGGCTATCTCGCCTACCTGCTCGGCGGCTCTCAGCCCGCGGCCTGGATCTCGACCGCGATGGTGACCGCCCTGCTCATCGGAATCGTGGCGGTCGCGGTGACAAATCGCGGCTTCGGCGCTATTGCCCGCGCGGTGTCGGCCGGTGCCGGGCCACTCTCCGGAGAGGCCGCGCGGCGCATCGGCAGCGCCACTACCTGGAGCGCGCTCGCGGCGACGAACGGCGCAGCCCTGGGTACGCTCTGGTTGATGACCGCCAAGCCGGGGACGCTCGAGTCAATAATCGCGGTCGTCCTCCCCGCCGCAATCGGGGCAATCGTCGGCGCGCGGCTCGGGCGCGCCGCGCCGGCCGCAGCGTCTCGGCCGACCCTGGCGTCAGGACCGACGATCGACAATTAG
- a CDS encoding NAD(P)-dependent oxidoreductase: MRIFVAGAGGVIGRRLCPLLVEEGWTVVGTTRSPSRAETIRAMGVEPVVIDVFDRIGLLRVVKEARPDVVIHQLTDLPPALDPAQMAEARVRNARLRDVGTRNLVEAAVAAGAKRLIAQSIAFAYAPGPQPYDENSPLDVQRQDDAGLSARGVARLERHVLEAPLVGIVLRYGKLYGPGTGFDDPPPGGPLHVDAAAEAARLAVTRGERGTYNIVEWDGTVSSRKAARELGWRQAEDKE; the protein is encoded by the coding sequence ATGAGGATCTTTGTGGCAGGTGCCGGTGGCGTGATCGGACGGAGGCTCTGCCCTCTGCTCGTCGAGGAGGGCTGGACGGTCGTGGGGACCACGCGCTCACCGTCCAGAGCGGAGACGATCCGCGCCATGGGGGTGGAGCCGGTGGTCATCGACGTCTTCGACCGGATCGGTCTGCTGCGGGTGGTGAAGGAGGCGAGGCCGGACGTCGTCATCCACCAGCTGACCGATCTGCCCCCAGCGCTCGACCCGGCGCAGATGGCCGAAGCGCGCGTGCGCAACGCGCGTCTCAGGGACGTCGGAACGCGCAACCTGGTGGAGGCCGCAGTTGCCGCCGGGGCAAAACGGTTGATCGCCCAGAGCATCGCCTTCGCCTACGCGCCGGGACCCCAGCCCTACGACGAGAATTCGCCGCTGGACGTTCAGCGGCAGGACGACGCCGGTCTTTCGGCCCGCGGCGTCGCCCGATTGGAGCGGCACGTACTGGAGGCGCCACTGGTGGGGATCGTGCTGCGCTACGGCAAGCTCTACGGTCCCGGCACCGGCTTCGACGACCCCCCTCCCGGCGGTCCGCTCCACGTCGATGCCGCCGCCGAGGCCGCGCGCCTGGCGGTCACCCGTGGCGAGCGCGGCACTTACAACATTGTCGAGTGGGATGGCACGGTGTCGAGCAGGAAGGCGGCCCGGGAGCTCGGGTGGAGACAAGCCGAAGACAAGGAGTGA
- a CDS encoding SRPBCC family protein has protein sequence MNTQTEGTSVRQQVVVGAPVERAFRIFTEQFDRIKPREHNLLQVPIAETVFEPRVGGHVYDRGVDGSECRWARVLAFEPPHRIVISWDISPRWQIETDPARTSEVEIRFVAESADRTRVELEHRKLERHGEGWESVRDGVAADGGWPLYLQRYVDLVQG, from the coding sequence ATGAACACACAGACGGAAGGAACTTCGGTGCGGCAGCAGGTGGTCGTCGGAGCGCCGGTGGAGCGCGCCTTCCGGATCTTCACGGAGCAGTTCGACCGCATCAAGCCGCGCGAGCACAACCTCCTCCAGGTCCCCATCGCGGAGACGGTCTTCGAGCCGCGCGTCGGCGGGCATGTCTACGATCGGGGCGTCGACGGAAGCGAATGCCGCTGGGCGCGCGTGTTGGCCTTCGAGCCGCCCCACCGTATCGTGATCAGTTGGGACATCTCCCCGCGGTGGCAGATCGAGACCGATCCCGCGCGCACGAGCGAAGTCGAGATCCGCTTCGTCGCCGAGTCAGCCGACCGCACGCGGGTGGAGCTCGAGCACCGCAAGCTGGAGCGGCACGGAGAGGGGTGGGAGTCGGTGCGCGACGGCGTCGCGGCGGATGGCGGCTGGCCGCTGTACCTCCAGCGGTACGTCGATCTGGTCCAGGGCTGA
- a CDS encoding metalloregulator ArsR/SmtB family transcription factor — translation MYYSLMETTVTNPARVARWFHALSDETRLRIVDLLQRGERCVCELQDALGAAQSRLSFHLKVLREAGLVNDRKQGRWNFYSLRPEVLDEMAAYLQERKPDEEVWSSCACGEDHTGPRCA, via the coding sequence ATGTATTATTCGCTCATGGAGACTACGGTTACGAATCCGGCCCGGGTTGCGCGCTGGTTCCACGCGCTTTCGGACGAGACTCGCCTGCGCATCGTCGACCTGCTCCAGCGTGGCGAGCGTTGCGTCTGCGAGTTGCAGGACGCGCTCGGGGCGGCGCAGTCCCGCCTGTCCTTCCACCTCAAGGTGCTGCGGGAGGCCGGGCTGGTGAACGACCGGAAGCAGGGGCGCTGGAACTTCTACTCGCTACGCCCTGAGGTGCTGGACGAGATGGCCGCGTATCTCCAGGAGCGGAAGCCGGACGAGGAGGTGTGGAGCTCGTGCGCCTGCGGGGAGGATCATACGGGACCGCGCTGCGCCTGA